The Steroidobacteraceae bacterium genomic interval TGATCACCCGCAGCGGCACGCGGTACGCGAGCAAATGGGCGAACGCTACCGCACCCTGCTAGGCCACTTTCGTCACGAGAGCGGGCATTTCTTCTTCCCGCGTCTGATCAGCGGCGATGCGCTCGTGCAATTTCGACAGCTCTTCGGCGATGAAAGCGCGGACTACAAGAGTGCTCTCGATCGCTACTATGCGCGGCCGCAGCCCGTAGCCATCAACGAGGACTACATCACGACCTATGCGAGCGCTCATCCGCATGAGGACTGGGCCGAATCATGGGCGCATTACCTGCACATCCAGGATGGACTCGAGACGGCCACTGCCTGGGGCCTGGTCACGACGACGTCGGGGGACTGGGTTGATGACTGGGTCGCGTTGGCGATACCGCTCAATGAAATGAACCGCAGCCTTGGCGGCGAGGACGTCTATCCCTTTGTGCTGTCAGCGCCTGTCGCAGCGAGATTGCGCTTCATCCATCGACAAGTCGCATCTTTGGTGGCGCAGCGGGCAGCCTGGGCAGGCGATCGAACGCGCTCTTGAGCCCTGCGTGCCAGGCCTGGCGCAGGGCCCTCAGGTATTCGTCGTCTTCATCCAGTATGAGGTGACGGCCGCCATTCATCAGGCGCGCCTCGCAGATGGCGAGCTCGATCGGCGGCCCGACGGTTGCATTGCTGCGCATGGTCGAGTCCATGGAAACGAGTGCGCAACGCGCGGCATCTTCGAGCGACAGGTCCGGCCGCACGATGCGATCGAGTATGGGCTTGCCATACTTGACCTCGCCCGCCTGCAGATACGGCGTGTGCGCCGAGGCGCGAATGTAATTGCCCTCGGGGTAGATGAGGAATATGTCCGGATTGCGACCCGCGATCTCGGCCCCGAGGACGAACGTGGCCTCCGGTTTGAAGTCGCTGTCGCCTTCGCGCTTGTGCTTGCGCGTTTCGGCGACATTGAGCATGCCGATGTATTCGGCCGCGTCGGACAGATGCGGCACAGTGGCCAGGCTGCGTTCGGCACTCTGCTCGAGATCGCGGCGCACCTGGGTGACGACCGCCTGCGAGGTTGCGAGATTGCCGGCCGACAGCAGCGTGAATGCGCGCTGGCCGTCACCGAGGAAGCGGTGCATCTTGCTGAAGGTACTGATGCGGTCGGGGCCCGCATTGGTGCGCGAGTCCGAAGCCAGCACGAGGCCCTGTTCGACTGATATGGCCAGGCAATAGGTCATGGCGGCGATACTATGCGAATCGACACGCAAGCAGAACCCCGGCCGGAGCAAATCCGGCCGGGACTGTGAGCTGCGTTCTAGCGATCGAGGCGGAACACCACCCGCACCTCATGCCAGGCGGCGATGGCGTTGCCGTCCGCAGTCGCCGCCAGGAAGCGCCAGTTGCGCCTTGCTTCGCGCAGCGCCGCCTCGTCGAGGGCCGCATAGCCGCTCGAGCGCGATACCCTTGCCTCGAGCACGCGTCCTTCGACACCTACCAGCACGGCGACATTGACCGCGCCTTCATGCCCCATGCGCACCTCCTGCGATGGATAGGGCGGCTGTGTCAACGGAAAGCGCGGATCGGCGCGCACTGAAGTCGGGGCGATTGCTGTGGGGCCCATGGCATCGCCACCCGGACTGATGCTGCCGTCCTGGTCGAGTGGCGGCGGCATGTCGTCCTGCGCCAGTTGCAATGGCTCTGGTGGCGGCAGTCGCTCGAATGTCGGCGTCCAGTCGGTGCTTGGCGCGGATGGCGGCGGCGTTTCGGTCGGCGCGGGCGGTTCCGCGATCACCGTCCATTGCATCGGTTCCGGCGCGTGCAGTCCATCGCGTACGTCGAGGACATTCATCAGCGCGATGATCAGCAGACCGTGGGCCGCGGCGACGCCGAGCATTGCCGCAGGCGAGCGGCGCAAGGCCAATGGCGATTGGCTGTCCATGGGCTCCCTCCGTCACATGACCTGGTCGGGCACCAGGCCTTCAGCCTTGAAACGGCCGGCCAGTCCCGGTGGGGTTAAGTGGCTGTTCACGAGGGTGTAGACTCGGGTGATGGCCGCGCCAAAGTCCATGCTCGAGCAATTGCGTCACTCCATCCTGAGCCTGGATCCGGAACATATCGACAAGCTCTACGGGCTCGAGCCCGTATATGAGCCCGTGCCCGATCACCGGCGTTCGGCATTGCGTGCCGTAGGCGCAGTGCAGTGCCCGCACTGCTGGCAGCACTATGAGGTCGCGATCGATCTCACGGCCGGCGATAGCTGCTATATCGAGGACTGCCAGGTCTGCTGCCAGCCGCTCGAGTTCGTCATCGAACTGGACGCCGACGGAGCGCTGGCCTCGATCAATGCCAGGCGCCTCGATCAATAGCACATGAAATCATTGCTCATATTCGTGCTCGCATTGCTGGCCGGGATCATTGCTACCCGATGGTGGCTGGAGCGCAGCGCCGCGCAGGCACAGGACCCGGTGCGCATCATGGTGACCGAGATTCGCACCCAGGGCATCATCGAGCACGAGCGCAGCATCGCCGTCTGGTATCGCGCCTGCCCGGAGGTGCCCGGTATCAATCCGGAGCTGTTCGTTGCCTGGCCTGCCAAGCTCAGTTTCGAGCTGCCGCTCGATGACATCGAGATCATCCGCGCGCCGGAAGGGCTGGAGGTGCGCACCTCGGCGCCGCGCATGGACGAACCACAGTTGCCGACGGACTTCCTCGACTATCTCGCAAGCACATCGGTGCTTTCGATCACCAACGAGCAGGAGTTGATCAATCGCGAGACCGCCAAGGCATCGCCGGTGGCTCGCTACCTCGCGAGCTATTTCCTGACGCGCGATCCGAAGCTGCGCGATGACATGGCGAGCGAGTTGCGCGCGCTTGTGGCGCGATTGTCCGGGGCGCTCGGCATCGCGGCGGACAACATTACCGTCACCATTCCCGCAAGCGAAGCGCGTCTACCACCGCTGCCGGCGCTGGAGTTGTGCGAGGGTACGGTCGCGGCCGTAAATGGCACGCCTTTCGCCCGGCTCGAAGACGGCCAGCTGGTGCCGGTGGCGCTTCGGGACAAGCCGCGAGGCGTGATCGGGGGCTGGACCCGCACGCGCCCTTGAGGGCGCTTCAACGCACGCGACTGACGCGGGTCGAATGCTTGCCATGTACCATCAGGAATGATCCGAGCGATGCGGCCTTGATCTCGACCGTATCGCCTTCTTCGAGCTGAAAGCGCGCATCGACGAACTTCTGCACCCACACCTGGCCATTTTCGAGCGTTACCACCATCTCGCCGCGCGGCCGTCGACCGATGTCCGTGACCTTGGCGGTCAATGACTCGAGCGACGGTGCTTTTTCCTTTTCGCGCTGCACCGCTTCCTTGGTGATCTCGCCGCGATAGCCGAAGCGTTCCTCAGGTGTTGCCGGCGTGGCAGGTGCCGCGGGCACGGCCGGTGTTGCGTCGCGCGCCTGGTCTGCCGCAGAGGCCGCATCGGACTTGGTCAAGCCGCCACCTGCGCGCGCGACTTCGCGGTCGTAGCAGTTGAGGCGTTTGAGCGAATCCGGTTCGGCAGCGCAGGCCCGCAAAGCCGGCGGCAGCTCATCGGCGAGAACCACGGATGAGCCGGCCATGCTCCAGGCCAGGATCGCAAGGGTGGCGATGCGTTCAATAGGACGGTGCATCATGTGATCTCCAGGAGTGGTGGCAACGCGCGCATCAGATGGTCCAGTCGGGCCGTTTGCCGCTATAGGCATCGATGGATTCGAACAGCGCCGTCACGAGGGCGCGCTCCTCTTCGGTCAGTTCGGGGCGCCAGATATCGAACAACAGGATGACGCGCGTCTCGCTGGTCGTATTGACGGCCTCGTGCTCGATCGTATCGTCGAAAACCCAGGCCTTGCCGTATTGCCATTCGCGCACGTCGTTGCCGACCCGGAACACGCAGCGGCCCGGGACAATGAGCGGCAGGTGGCAGATGAGGCGCGTGTTCACGATGCCGTTGTGCGGCGGTATGCGGGTGCCGCCTGTGAGCACCGAAAACAAAACGGACGGTGAGCGCTGCGGTACGCGCGCCAACGGCGCGTTGGCTAGCGCCGCCATGGTCCGGGGGCAGCGCTCGGCGTTTGGCGTCACCTCCGCACCGTGCTTGATGAGGTAGGCCGCGCTCCAGTCGGGATTGTCGCGCATGCCCTGCTGCGATTTGTTCGGCCGATCGGTCTTGCTCTGCACGTAGGGCGCGAAATCCTGCGGGCTTTTCATCAATTCGAGCAGCTCATCGCGAATGTCGTCGGTCGCGCTCTCGAGCTCATCCAGCCACGGAAACCGTTGGCGGTCGTAGAACTGGATCTGTGGCAGCTCGGGAAAATAGAAGTAGCGCGGTTGCTGTACATAGACCTGCTTGCGCCCGAGCAGCAGTTCGAGCGACTGGGTGAAACGCGGGCTGGCCCGCGCCGGATCGAAACCGCGCTCGCGCAGTGCGGAGGCAAGATGGTCCTGGTACTCGGCCAGGTAGCGTTCGGTCATCTGTTGCGCGCGCTCCAGCTCCGGCTTGAGATCCGCCGGCAGCGTGCGTTCGTCCGCGGCGCTTTGCAGAGCGGCCTGATAGAACGGTACGGCGGAGCGGCCATCGCCCTGACGCAGGAGGTGATCGCCCTTCAACATGAGGCCACGGATGTTGCGCGGCTCGATCGCGAGCAGCTGCTCGACGGCGGCCATCTTCGCCTCATGGTCGTTGAGCGCGAGACTGGCGTAGGCGAGCCCGACGAAGACGGTGGCGTCGCGGCGCCCCGATTCCAATGCCTGCAGCAGATGCGCCCGTGCCGCGCGCGCATCGCCGCGGCGCAGCGCGTCCGTGCCCGCCTGGAGCTGCCGGGTGGCGTCGTCGAGTGGTCGCGTTTCGTTCACGTTGGTTGAGCCGCGCGGCGGAAACTCCAATTATGACGCATCGCGTGCCCGCTTGCCGCCGTGTATCCTTGAGCTCTCGGCCGGACCGCGTGTTAGTCCGGCCTGTGCCAGGCGGGGCCTGAACGTGTTTCTCAAAATCAAGAACCTGCTGAATGCGACCGAGACCGATCGCCTGCGGCAACTGTCCCACGAGCTGCCGTTCGTCGAGGGGCGGGTGTCGAACCCTGCGAACACGACCAAGAACAATCTGCAGATCGATACCCAGGACAGCCGCTACGCCGAGTCCGTGCAGATCGTCAACGCTGCGCTGTGGCGGTCGCGCGAATTCGTCGACTTCGCCATGCCGAAGCGCCTGGCGCCTCCGCTCCTGTGCCGTTATGACGCTGCCATGCAGTACGGTGCGCATGCGGACGCCGCCATCCTGCAGATTGGCAACGCCCGCTTGCGCTCGGACTTGTCGTGCACTGTGTTCATCAACGATCCGTCGAGCTACGACGGCGGCGAGTTGTCCATCGTGCTTGGCAACCAGGCATTGCCCTTCAAAGGACAGGCTGGCGAGGCGATCGTCTATCCGTCAACGACCTTGCACGAAGTCGTGGCCGTGCGCGACGGCCAGAGGCTGGTGTCGATCACATTCATCGAGAGTTTCATTGCCGATCAGTTCCAGCGCCAGCAGGTCTATGAGCTGAACGAACTCGCGGCAATTGAAGGCAACAATATGCAGTGGGAGAGCCGGGTACGGCTCGATGTCGTGCGGCAGAATCTGCTGCGCATGTGGTCGACGACCTAGGCAAGGCCGTTCGGGAATACCCGCGCGACCCGGGGCTCGCTCCTGGCAAGCTTCTCGAGCCACGCGAGGCCGCGGCGGATTTCGTCGCGATGCGCACGTCGCGCATCGTCCAGTATCTCGCGCCGCAATGCCGGTGAATACGCGTGCTCGGGCGCTTTCGAATAGCGTGTCAGGGCCGGGCTTGCGGCAACGCGAGCGAGCACCTGCGCATCGGTTGGCAGACCAAAATGATCTAGGATCGTTCGCAGCTCAGCGGCCAGGTTCGCGAGCAGATCATCGAAGTCAACCGCTCGTACCCTGCCGGCAAAGCCCTCCAGGCATTGCAGCTCGCTCAGTGTCTCGGTGAGCCAGCTCATGGCGGCCAGCTCGCCGACCGACAAGCCATGAAGCGGCGCGACCGGTGCATGCAGCGCCTGTACCAGTCGGCGCATGCGTGCCGGCCCGTGACCACGCAGGTCGAGCGCCGAATTGGCGCCGCCGAGCAAAGTCGCCAGATAGGGCTCGGCCTTGAGGTTGAGGTACACCGCGCGCGCTGGCGGAGATTCCTCGAGCAGCGTCGGCGCCAGGCGCCCCGCGCTGCTGGTCGCCTTGACGAGCACGGCCCGGGTGTCGCCATAGCCACGCTGCCAGGCCTTGAGAAACAGCCGCAGCAGGGCCATGTAGCCAGCATTGCTCAGCAACGAGTCCGGCCCGCCCAGGTGGTCGTGAAGATCCGCGAGCGTGCGGAGCGATTGCGGTTCGCGCAGTCCCAGTACGGCGCCGGTTTCATCGAGCAGCCGGCTCAGCAAGGTCGAGCCGACATGGCCGGTGTGAAAAATGAAGTGCAGCGGCCGGGCAGGCACCCCGCGATCAATCGCTTCTGCAGCCGCAGCCAGCGGCACCCAGCTGCCGCGCAGGTCGTGTCGCAGCATGCGGTCGTCGAGGAAACTCTGTTGGCGGTAATCGTCAGCCTTGAGCGCGATCAGCAATATGGCCTGACGTACGACATCGACATTGTGAGGCCAGACGTCCGGCGTGCGCGCGAGGCGCTCGAGCAGGTCACGAGCTAGCGCATCGGATGAGTTGGTATTCATGGGTGGCGCGGGCGCGAAGTAAAGCCTGAGCCTAACATCATCGACCGACGCCCCAAAAAAAACGGCGGCCTCCTTGCGGGGGCCGCCGTCGGTCTTTGGGACCTTACTTAGCGGACGATCAGAACTTCACCGACACGTTGGTGAAGAAGAACCGGCCGAGGGCTTCGTAGGACTGCGGGTAGGTATTGCCGTTACCCGTGGTACCCACGCTCGCGCTCAGCGGCGGATCCTTGTCCGTGATGTTGTTGATGCCCAAGCGCACATCGACCTTGTCGTTCACGGCCCAGGAGCCGGTCAGATCGAAGTAGTTGAACGAACTGAAGCTGCTATCGAGGCGGGTGGCCGTATTGTTGAACAATTCAACCGACCCGATGTAGCGCCAGGTGAGGGCCAGATCGATGCCATCCCAGGGGGTCGCCCAGCCGATGCGTGCACGATGGCGCCACTTCGGTGTCGGCGTTCCGCAGGATGACGAGAACTGGCCTACGCAGTCATACGGTGCCAGGCCGGGGCCCGGTTCCGTGATGAGTTCCTGCGCATGCGTGCCCTGCAGGCTGAAGTTCAGCTTGCCGGCACGGCCGATCTCGAGGCCCGAGTAACCGAGCTGCAGGTCGAAACCCTTGGTCTTCAATGAGCCGATGTTGATGTTGAGATCCTGCACGTTGCCGGACCCGACCCACAGCTGGCCCAGTGCATTGCGCACAATGCGCGAGCAGGCAGCCGCATCGTCGTTGTTGTAGCAGGCGTTCAGGGTGTTTTCGGCACCAAAGGTCGAGATGGTCTTGTCGATCTTGATGTCGTAGTAGTCGACCGAGGCGTACAGGCCCGGGGCGAAGGTCGGCGTGAACACCACGCCGAAGGTCAGCGTGTCGGACTCTTCCGGGTCCAGGGACGGGTTGCCGCCCTGGAGGAAGTTGTACTGACCCGCCGGGCTGTCGAGTGCGGCCGAGCCGAATTGGGCGGTCGGCACGCCCGTCGCGACGCACTTGGCAAGCGTGGCATTCGGGTTGGGCGCCGCGGCGCCACAGGGATCGCCGTTCATGTCGAACAGGTTGAAGCCCTGTGCGGTGAACAACTCGAGGATGTTCGCCGCTCGGATGGCACGCTGGAAGCTGGCACGGAAGCGGACGTCCTGCACAGGCGCCCAGTCGCCACCGATTTTCCAGGTGTTGGTGGAAATGCCACCGCCGTAATCGGAGTAGCGATAGGCGATGTCCAGGCCGAGCTGCTGCGCACCGGGATGATCCTGTACGAGTGGAATGCGGCCTTCCATGAAGATTTCCTTCACGTCGACCGCGCCCGACACGGGCAGCTGCGGGCCGCCGGCACCTGCCGGATCCGCCGTTGCAATCAGCTCGTCAGGAGCAAACTGCAGTTTGTCGCGACGATACTCGACACCGATGGCGACCTTCATCGACTCGGCGGCGGCCGGGCTCTTCCAGCCGAAGTTGCCGAGGTCGCCGGTGACGGTTGCGTTGACGATGTTCTGGTCGATGACCGTCTGGGCCAGCGTCGGCACCTGGAGGTAATCCGTCGCCGCCTGGGTTACGCCACCGATCGAGAAAATGTTGTAGGGCACACAGTTCGGATCTGTGCCATTGACCACCGAACGGCAGGTCGGCACGCCACCGACGTCGACTACGTCGAGGGCATTTCGCAACCGACGCGAGGAGAAGTCGTTGGTCTGGAACAGGTCCATGCTCTTGCGGGAGAACTGGGCGCTGATGTCGTAGTCCCAGCCTTCCGCCATGGCGCCCTTGACACCACCGACAGCGCGCAGCGATGTCGAGTGGAAGTCGTAACGGCGACCGCCGCCTTCGACATTGCGGCGACCGATGTACATCGAGGTGATGTCATCGGCTGCAATGTTGGCTGCCGAGCAACCGATATCCGCCGCCTGCGAAGCCGACAACAGCGGATTGCCGCAGTTGATGGTGCCGGTGACGAAAAAGTTACCGCTGGGCGCGATCTGGGCGATGGTGCGGTTGTCGGCGTACATGATCTGCGTGTACACGTCCGCATTCTCGTTGATCTCGTAGTGGCCCATGGCGCCCACGGTGTAGCGGGTGTCCGGTCGCTGGAAGTAGTTGAGCGGGCCGAAGTTGTACTGATCGCGGTTACCGTTCCAGGGCTGGAAGGTATCGCCCGTGGCGGGATCGAGCGTGAAGTCAAACGTTGCGAAGTCCGTGAAACGACCGGGGTAAGCCGTGCTCGAACCGCCGCAGGTGAACGATGCGCCCGTAGCGCTTCCCAACGAGCAAGAGGAGTAGTCGTAGCTCGCCTGCAGGATGGGATCGTTGCGGCGATAGGTCGCATAGGCCGTGATGTTGCCGCGGCCATCGGGAGTGCCGACACCGACCAGCATCGAGCCTTCGCGGCTGTAGCCGACGTTGACGTTGTCCTCGGGCAGCTGGAACTGCGACGGATTCGTGACACCGCGACCGGCGATCACGTCGCGCAGCGGCACAGCGCCGGGGCCGCCATAACCGTTGCTGTGCGAGTAGAAGCCGTACTGGCCGCTGAACTCCACGCCTTCGAAGTTCTTCTTCATGATGAAGTTGACGACACCCGCGATCGCGTCCGAGCCGTAGACCGCAGAGGCGCCGCCGGTGAGCACTTCGACGCGCTCGACCATGCTGGTCGGGATTTCGTTCAAATCGCCGGCCGAGTTGTTGGCATCGCCATAGGGCAGGCGGCGGCCATCAACCAGCACCAGGGTGCGACGCGAGCCCAGGTTACGCAGGCTGATCGTCGCTGTGCCGGTGGCGCCGTTCGATACGGTCGAATTCTGCGCAGCGAAGGCCTGCGGCAGCTGATTGATGAGGTCTTCAACGCGCGTTACACCTTGCAGCTTGACGTCGGCATCGGTGACTTGCGTGACCGGGCTGGTGGTCGTCAGATTCGGTTGCGAAATGCGTGAACCTGTGACGACGACCGTTTCCAGGCTGTCCTGGTCCTGGTCCTGGGCAAGTGCAGGCGACGCCACACCGGCCGCTACCGCACTCAGCATGAGTGCCTGGCGGACTGCGCGGGCAACCTGATTCTGTTGATCCATTTCCTTCCTCCTGCGAACGGCGGGACCGTTCATGAATTTTTTGTTTCGAAACTGATTCAGTTGACCGCAAGAGCCACGCAAAGCGGACTCGGACGGTCCCCGGGGACTTTTCAAGTGGCGCGCATGATAGCAATAAATGCCCGCTCCGCAAGCGTTTGTGGCAAAATTGACACAACCGGCGACGCAACAGTCGTGGGACGTAACCGTGACGCGGCATGCCGGATGGGACGAACTGCTTGGCGAGCCGCCGAACCGGGGCAATTTGCCGCCGATCTGTGGCTGATTCGCAACAGAACACCCGTCGACATGCTAAGGTCGCGCCCCCAGTTCGACACGGATATCGGTTTAAATGCCGGCCATGGCCAACGAAGATTTCCGCCTGCTGCTCGATCAGGGTCTCACCGCGCACCAGCAGGGCCGGATTCCCGAGGCGCTGACGGCGTTTCGCGCCGCCATCGAGCTGGAACCCGAGGACGCCGAGGTCGCGAGCCTTCTGGGCTCTGCGCTTGCCCAGAGCGAGTGGCGCGAACACGCGCTCGGTTTCCTGCAACGGGCGGTGGAACTCGAGCCGGAGCAAATCGGTTTTCGGATGAACCTCGCCGAGGGGCTGGTGCGGCTCGGCGAGTTCGCAAGAGCCCAGCAGGAGTTTCGCGCCGTGTTGATGCGCGACCCGGGCCACGTGCGGGCCTGGGACCGCAGCGGCGATGTGGCGATGCGTCTCAATGACCTCAACAGCGCCCGTGAAGCCTGGACACAGGCGCGCATGCTGGCGCCCAAGGGCCTCGAGCCCGCGCTCAAACTCATATCGCTGGAAATGCAGCGCGGTGAGCTCGGTCGCGCCCAGGAATTGCTCGATCGGCTCGCCGAGCAATTTGCAGGCGATACGCGCCTGCTCGCGTTGCAGACGGACCTGCATGCCCTGACGGGCGATTGGCCGGCCTATGCCAGCAGCGTCGATGCCTGGCTGCGTCAACAGCCGGGCGATCCTGCGGCCTGGCGCTCGCTCGCCCGTCTGCATGGCGAGATGGGCCGGTTCCGCGACGCGACCAACGCCTACGGACGCGTGCTCGCGCTCGAAGCGCCGAATGTGGCCGACCTGACGACCTTTGCCAACTGGTCGCTGCAGGCGCTCGATGTCGATGCCGCCGATGGTGCACTCGCGCAGGCCGGCGAGCTTGCCCCGGAGGACGCGCGGCTCCTCACGACGCGGGCATTGCGCTCGCTCTATGTTGGCCGCTTCGGTGATGCGGAAGCCGACTGTCTGCGCTGCCTGGCACTCGAGCGCGACAATCCGGCTGCACTCATTACGTTGTCGCGCCTGCGTCGCGGGCGCATGAGTGAGGCCGAACTCGCGGGCCTTTCGCGCATTGCCGCAATGCGGAGCGCACCGGTCGATGTGCGCATCGCCGCGGGTTTCGCAGTCGCCCATGCCCACGAGGCGGGCGGCGAGCCTGCGGCCGCATTCGCCGCGCTCGAGGCTGCGCATGGCCAGGCTCGTGCGCGCGACCGCGCCCTGGCGCGCGGGTTCAGTGTCGAGGGGCTCGGGCGGCGCCGTGAGCTGCTGCTCAGCCTGTCCTTGCCCGCAGTGGAGAAGGCTCCTCCTGCGCCCGCGCGACCGATATTCATCGTCGGCATGCCACGGAATGGATCGACGCTCATCGAAGCCGTGCTCGCGGCTCATCCACAGGTATTGGGTTGCGGTGAGCGCCAGGCCTTGCCGCAGGTCATGGACGCATTGGTCGCACTGACAGGTGCGGGGCGCGAGATTGACGCGCGCTTTCTGGCAGACGCGCGCCAAACCTATTACGCCGGTCTGCCAAATCTCGGAGCGGCCGATCGTTTCACCGACAAGCAGCCGTTCAATTTCGAGGCCATCGGCCTGATCGCGCATCTGTTCCCGGATGCGGTGATCATCGCCCTGCGTCGTAACCCGGTTGCAAACTGTCTGTCGATCTACCGCCAGCCGCTCCATCGCAACTGGGCATTTGCGCATGAGTTCAGCGATATCGCGGCCGTGTATGCGCACCACCAGCACTTGTTGCAGGCATTCGAAGAACAATTTCCCGGTCGCATGGTCCAGGTGAACTACGAGGACTGGCTAGCGGATCTGCCCGCCGCCGCGCGCGCGCTCCTCGCTGCCTGCGGCCTCCCGTGGCACGAGGACTGCCTGCAGTATCGACAGGCGGCGCGTCCGATTACCACCTTGAGCGCCGTCGATGTGCGTGCGCCGTTGCGCGGGGTCGATGACCAGCTCGCAAAATACGCGTCGCAGCTTCCTGCCATCGAGGCCGCCCTGCGCGCAGCCGGAGTCGACCCGGCCACCGGGCAGCTGACCCTGGGGCGATGATCGCGGCGAACCATGGATAGAGCGCAACTGCTCGCGAGCGCTCTGCCGCCGGCGGATTTCAACTACGAACTGGGCTGCATCCAGAGGAGTGAAGGTCGGCTCGATGCGGCACTGGAATCGTTCGCAAAGGCCATCGCGCTCAAGGTGGCGCGCCCCGAAGAGGCCCATCTCAATCGCGCCGTGATCTACGCCGACGGGCTTCGCGACAGCGTCTCGGCGGAGCGCGAACTGAATGCCGCGCTCGCTTGCAACCCGGGTTACCTGCCCGCGCTCCTGAACCTCGGCAATCTGCACGAGGACCGCGGCCAGCGTCAGCAAGCTGCGGATTGCTACGAGCGCATTCTCGCGAGCAACCCCGATCAGCCAATCGCACTCGCGCGCCTCGCTGGGCTCACCCGGCCCGACGGACTATCGAATCCGCTGCTGCAGCGCATGGCAAGTGCCATCGCCGATGGCGCGACGTCACCCGCCGACCGCGCAACCCTGGGATTTGCACTGGGCCGCTGGCTCGATGCCGGCGGCGATTACCCGAACGCCTTCCGGACCTATTCGCGGGCGAACCGCGACAGCCGTGCCGCTGCCGGCGAGGTCGCGGCCTATGACGGCACCGTCCAGCAGCGGCTCACCGACGCCATCATCGCAGCCTTCCCGCCGGGGCATCGGCAGCTCGAGGCGGACCCGCGATCGCCACCGCCCGTATTTATCTGTGGCATGTTCCGCTCTGGCTCGACGCTGTC includes:
- a CDS encoding putative zinc-binding metallopeptidase; this translates as MRRFHCGCGHGVFFENYSCGACHAELGFDQRRLAMCSFPPADPPDGFRHCANRIAYGNCNWLVAADDDSELCFACRMNAVIPNLTVGRNLLLWSRLEQAKRRLLYDLLRLRLPLAAVSGSVALRFEFLEDQRSNPQVLEPFVTIGHVAGVITINVAEADHPQRHAVREQMGERYRTLLGHFRHESGHFFFPRLISGDALVQFRQLFGDESADYKSALDRYYARPQPVAINEDYITTYASAHPHEDWAESWAHYLHIQDGLETATAWGLVTTTSGDWVDDWVALAIPLNEMNRSLGGEDVYPFVLSAPVAARLRFIHRQVASLVAQRAAWAGDRTRS
- a CDS encoding TonB-dependent receptor; this encodes MDQQNQVARAVRQALMLSAVAAGVASPALAQDQDQDSLETVVVTGSRISQPNLTTTSPVTQVTDADVKLQGVTRVEDLINQLPQAFAAQNSTVSNGATGTATISLRNLGSRRTLVLVDGRRLPYGDANNSAGDLNEIPTSMVERVEVLTGGASAVYGSDAIAGVVNFIMKKNFEGVEFSGQYGFYSHSNGYGGPGAVPLRDVIAGRGVTNPSQFQLPEDNVNVGYSREGSMLVGVGTPDGRGNITAYATYRRNDPILQASYDYSSCSLGSATGASFTCGGSSTAYPGRFTDFATFDFTLDPATGDTFQPWNGNRDQYNFGPLNYFQRPDTRYTVGAMGHYEINENADVYTQIMYADNRTIAQIAPSGNFFVTGTINCGNPLLSASQAADIGCSAANIAADDITSMYIGRRNVEGGGRRYDFHSTSLRAVGGVKGAMAEGWDYDISAQFSRKSMDLFQTNDFSSRRLRNALDVVDVGGVPTCRSVVNGTDPNCVPYNIFSIGGVTQAATDYLQVPTLAQTVIDQNIVNATVTGDLGNFGWKSPAAAESMKVAIGVEYRRDKLQFAPDELIATADPAGAGGPQLPVSGAVDVKEIFMEGRIPLVQDHPGAQQLGLDIAYRYSDYGGGISTNTWKIGGDWAPVQDVRFRASFQRAIRAANILELFTAQGFNLFDMNGDPCGAAAPNPNATLAKCVATGVPTAQFGSAALDSPAGQYNFLQGGNPSLDPEESDTLTFGVVFTPTFAPGLYASVDYYDIKIDKTISTFGAENTLNACYNNDDAAACSRIVRNALGQLWVGSGNVQDLNINIGSLKTKGFDLQLGYSGLEIGRAGKLNFSLQGTHAQELITEPGPGLAPYDCVGQFSSSCGTPTPKWRHRARIGWATPWDGIDLALTWRYIGSVELFNNTATRLDSSFSSFNYFDLTGSWAVNDKVDVRLGINNITDKDPPLSASVGTTGNGNTYPQSYEALGRFFFTNVSVKF
- a CDS encoding CPXCG motif-containing cysteine-rich protein, which codes for MAAPKSMLEQLRHSILSLDPEHIDKLYGLEPVYEPVPDHRRSALRAVGAVQCPHCWQHYEVAIDLTAGDSCYIEDCQVCCQPLEFVIELDADGALASINARRLDQ
- a CDS encoding Fe2+-dependent dioxygenase gives rise to the protein MFLKIKNLLNATETDRLRQLSHELPFVEGRVSNPANTTKNNLQIDTQDSRYAESVQIVNAALWRSREFVDFAMPKRLAPPLLCRYDAAMQYGAHADAAILQIGNARLRSDLSCTVFINDPSSYDGGELSIVLGNQALPFKGQAGEAIVYPSTTLHEVVAVRDGQRLVSITFIESFIADQFQRQQVYELNELAAIEGNNMQWESRVRLDVVRQNLLRMWSTT
- a CDS encoding peptidase, giving the protein MTYCLAISVEQGLVLASDSRTNAGPDRISTFSKMHRFLGDGQRAFTLLSAGNLATSQAVVTQVRRDLEQSAERSLATVPHLSDAAEYIGMLNVAETRKHKREGDSDFKPEATFVLGAEIAGRNPDIFLIYPEGNYIRASAHTPYLQAGEVKYGKPILDRIVRPDLSLEDAARCALVSMDSTMRSNATVGPPIELAICEARLMNGGRHLILDEDDEYLRALRQAWHAGLKSAFDRLPRLPAAPPKMRLVDG
- a CDS encoding aspartyl/asparaginyl beta-hydroxylase domain-containing protein, whose protein sequence is MNETRPLDDATRQLQAGTDALRRGDARAARAHLLQALESGRRDATVFVGLAYASLALNDHEAKMAAVEQLLAIEPRNIRGLMLKGDHLLRQGDGRSAVPFYQAALQSAADERTLPADLKPELERAQQMTERYLAEYQDHLASALRERGFDPARASPRFTQSLELLLGRKQVYVQQPRYFYFPELPQIQFYDRQRFPWLDELESATDDIRDELLELMKSPQDFAPYVQSKTDRPNKSQQGMRDNPDWSAAYLIKHGAEVTPNAERCPRTMAALANAPLARVPQRSPSVLFSVLTGGTRIPPHNGIVNTRLICHLPLIVPGRCVFRVGNDVREWQYGKAWVFDDTIEHEAVNTTSETRVILLFDIWRPELTEEERALVTALFESIDAYSGKRPDWTI
- a CDS encoding TonB family protein, encoding MDSQSPLALRRSPAAMLGVAAAHGLLIIALMNVLDVRDGLHAPEPMQWTVIAEPPAPTETPPPSAPSTDWTPTFERLPPPEPLQLAQDDMPPPLDQDGSISPGGDAMGPTAIAPTSVRADPRFPLTQPPYPSQEVRMGHEGAVNVAVLVGVEGRVLEARVSRSSGYAALDEAALREARRNWRFLAATADGNAIAAWHEVRVVFRLDR